From the genome of Brassica napus cultivar Da-Ae unplaced genomic scaffold, Da-Ae ScsIHWf_1191;HRSCAF=1706, whole genome shotgun sequence, one region includes:
- the LOC125596338 gene encoding 2-oxoglutarate-Fe(II) type oxidoreductase hxnY-like → MQMPYYNVDYIATHSIMKGSNAKDILVNNSNKEMSEMQTKNQVEDSIIQESLLTCIDLANSDLHQSALLLKKACLDSGFFYVINHGISKEVTDKAFEQSKKFFALPSEEKMKVLKNEKHRGYTPLYDQIPDPENQVQGDHKEGYYIGSEVPRDDPQWDRPFYGLNTWPNPDVLPGWRETMEEYHQEALRVCKAIAKLLALSLDLDADYFDSPEMLGKPISTLRLLHYEGISDPSKGIYGTGAHSDYGMITLLATDGVMGLQICKDRNAKLQKWEYVSSIEGAIVVNLGDMMERWSNGLFRSTLHRVILNGQSRYSIPFFVEPNHDCIIECLPTCQSENNLPKYPAIKCSAYLTQRYEESHLKFSSYKKTNLSEVCSPPSFHYPWFSS, encoded by the exons ATGCAAATGCCCTATTATAATGTAGATTATATAGCTACCCACTCGATCATGAAAGGAAGCAACGCAAAAGACATTTTAGTCAATAACTCAAACAAAGAAATGAGCGAAATGCAGACTAAAAATCAGGTGGAGGATTCGATTATCCAGGAATCATTGCTTACTTGCATTGATCTTGCAAACTCTGATCTTCACCAATCAGCTCTTTTGCTCAAGAAG GCATGTCTGGATAGTGGATTTTTCTACGTTATAAACCACGGAATAAGCAAAGAAGTCACGGACAAGGCTTTCGAGCAGAGCAAAAAGTTCTTTGCTCTTCCTTCGGAGGAGAAGATGAAAGTGTTGAAAAACGAAAAGCATCGTGGCTATACACCTTTGTATGATCAAATCCCTGATCCTGAGAATCAAGTCCAAG ggGATCACAAAGAAGGTTACTACATTGGATCCGAAGTTCCCAGAGATGATCCTCAGTGGGATCGGCCATTCTATGGCCTCAACACTTGGCCTAATCCTG ATGTTTTGCCTGGGTGGCGAGAGACAATGGAGGAATACCATCAAGAAGCATT GAGGGTTTGTAAGGCTATTGCAAAACTATTGGCATTGTCGCTTGACTTGGATGCAGATTACTTTGATAGCCCTGAGATGCTTGGGAAGCCTATTTCAACTTTACGCTTGCTGCACTATGAAG GAATATCGGATCCCTCAAAAGGAATATATGGAACTGGAGCACATTCCGATTATGGGATGATTACACTCTTAGCAACAGATGGTGTAATGGGACTCCAG ATATGCAAGGATAGGAACGCTAAGCTTCAAAAGTGGGAATATGTGTCGTCGATTGAAGG AGCAATTGTTGTGAATCTTGGTGATATGATGGAGCGTTGGAGCAACGGTCTTTTCAG ATCAACATTGCACCGGGTTATTTTAAATGGACAGAGTCGATATTCA ATTCCATTTTTCGTGGAACCGAATCACGACTGCATAATAGAGTGTCTTCCAACTTGCCAGTCCGAAAACAATCTTCCCAA ATATCCAGCGATCAAATGTTCGGCGTATCTCACCCAACGTTACGAAGAATCGCATTTGAAGTTCAGCAGctacaaaaaaacaaacttgaGTGAAGTTTGTTCTCCACCGTCTTTCCATTATCCTTGGTTTTCAAGTTGA
- the LOC106373459 gene encoding uncharacterized protein LOC106373459, translating into MLEKAWVHLSRVDPAYEKGAWDFVQAVSAGDGADKFIICPCTDCRNVDRHSAADIVDHLVRRGMDEVYKQRKDWYHHGEVYSVAEGEMKEKQWNEEIVGLYRAVENLDEELPTERDFCEMAEGEDMKEDEFLAKIADAETPLYPSCANHSKLSAIVSLFRLKTKNGWSDKSFDDLLETLPEMLPEDNVLHTSLYEVKKFLKSFDMGYEKIHACVNDCCLFRKKLKKLDSCPKCKASRWKINQHTGEIKKGVPQKVLRYFPIIPRLERMFRSEEMARNLRWHSTNQSSDGKLRHPVDSVTWKQMNDKYPTFAAEERNIRLGLSTDGFNPFNMQSSKYSCWPVLLVNYNLPPNLCMKKENIMLTLLISGPQQPGNSIDVYLEPLIEDLNQLWSKGESTYDVVSNTAFTMKAMLLWTISDFLAYGNLAGCKVKGKMGCPVCGKHTDSMWLKFCRKHVYMSHRKGLPPTHRYRSKKAWFDGHAEHGRKSRILSGHDISNNLKHFVNNFGNFREGRTKRKRTVSVEEDCDIEDVSSESEEEEEDEVDEEELSRWKKRSIFFQLPYWEELPVRHNLDVMHIERNVAKSIVSTLLHCGNSKDGLNTRKDLEHLGIRKDLHPRAKGKRTYLPAAPWSLSKSEKKVFCKRLSDFKGPDGYCSNISRGVSVEECKVSGLKSHDYHVLMQQLLPVAVRGLLPKGPRLAILRMCAFFNRLCQRVIDVEQISKMEAEVVETLCMFERFFPPSFFDIMVHLTVHLGREAKLCGPVHFRWMYPFERHMKILKDYIKVDSETHGETLKWLAYGPCSTARSYTGYIVNGQRFHTHSVQRMSQNSGVFYEATAMCRASAKDTSQVADLVSYYGRVTKIILLDYNVFYVPLFRCQWAVRGNGVKVEDGYTLVNLNQSQVSFNRDPYILASQAKQVFYSREDDTSCWYAVLRGPSRRYNETEEEDVNIDIGPLPSIIDMDVEIDEAHNARVDCEGIYV; encoded by the exons ATGTTGGAGAAGGCGTGGGTTCATCTGTCAAG AGTTGATCCTGCTTATGAGAAGGGTGCATGGGACTTTGTCCAAGCTGTGTCTGCGGGTGATGGAGCTGATAAGTTCATTATCTGCCCTTGCACAGACTGTCGGAATGTAGATCGGCATTCAGCTGCAGATATAGTCGATCATCTGGTTAGAAGGGGAATGGATGAGGTGTACAAGCAGCGTAAGGactggtatcatcatggagaagtATACTCTGTGGCTGAAGGCGAGATGAAAGAGAAGCAGTGGAATGAAGAGATTGTTGGGTTGTACAGAGCTGTTGAGAATTTAGATGAAGAGTTACCTACTGAACGTGACTTCTGTGAGATGGCAGAGGGAGAAGACATGAAAGAAGATGAGTTCTTGGCAAAGATTGCAGATGCTGAAACCCCATTATATCCAAGCTGCGCAAACCATAGCAAGTTATCAGCCATTGTGTCATTGTTTAGGCTGAAGACTAAGAATGGCTGGTCTGACAAGAGCTTCGATGATCTACTTGAGACGTTGCCGGAGATGTTACCAGAGGATAACGTGTTGCATACATCACTGTACGAAGTTAAGAAGTTCTTGAAGTCTTTTGATATGGGTTATGAGAAGATTCATGCGTGTGTTAATGATTGCTGCCTGTTCAGAAAGAAGTTGAAGAAGCTCGACAGTTGTCCTAAATGTAAGGCCTCAAGATGGAAGATTAACCAGCACACTGGTGAGATCAAGAAAGGTGTCCCACAGAAAGTATTAAGATACTTTCCAATAATCCCACGGCTAGAGAGGATGTTTAGGTCTGAAGAAATGGCCAGAAACCTAAGGTGGCATTCTACTAACCAGAGCAGCGATGGGAAACTAAGGCATCCCGTAGATTCTGTGACATGGAAACAGATGAATGACAAGTATCCCACATTTGCCGCTGAGGAAAGGAATATACGGCTGGGACTCTCTACGGATGGATTTAATCCTTTCAACATGCAGAGCAGTAAGTACAGTTGTTGGCCTGTGCTGTTAGTTAACTACAATTTGCCTCCTAACCTATgtatgaagaaggagaatatcATGCTAACACTGCTCATTTCTGGTCCACAACAGCCTggtaatagtattgatgtctaCTTAGAGCCATTAATAGAGGATTTAAATCAGTTGTGGAGCAAAGGAGAGTCAACATATGATGTTGTGAGTAACACTGCATTTACAATGAAGGCAATGCTGCTCTGGACTATTAGTGATTTCCTAGCCTATGGAAATCTAGCTGGATGCAAAGTGAAAGGAAAAATGGGTTGTCCTGTGTGCGGGAAACACACTGATAGTATGTGGCTGAAGTTCTGTAGGAAGCATGTGTATATGTCTCATAGAAAGGGTCTCCCACCAACGCATAGATATAGGTCGAAGAAGGCTTGGTTTGATGGACACGCTGAACACGGGAGAAAGTCTAGGATACTATCTGGTCATGACATTTCCAATAACCTGAAGCACTTTGTTAACAACTTTGGGAATTTTAGAGAAGGTAGAACGAAGAGGAAAAGAACAGTGAGTGTTGAAGAAGACTGTGATATTGAGGACGTTTCCAGTGAAtctgaggaagaggaagaagatgaagttgatgaGGAGGAGTTGTCAAGATGGAAAAAAAGATCAATCTTCTTTCAACTTCCTTATTGGGAG GAACTACCCGTGAGGCATAATTTGGACGTAATGCACATTGAGCGAAATGTGGCAAAGAGCATTGTCTCAACGTTACTTCACTGTGGGAATTCGAAGGATGGTCTCAATACACGTAAGGATCTGGAACATCTTGGTATTAGAAAGGATCTGCACCCGAGGGCCAAAGGGAAAAGGACTTACCTACCAGCAGCACCTTGGTCTTTGTCGAAGAGTGAGAAGAAAGTATTCTGCAAGCGACTTTCTGATTTTAAAGGACCTGATGGATATTGTTCAAACATATCTAGGGGTGTTTCAGTAGAAGAGTGTAAGGTATCAGGTCTCAAATCACATGATTATCATGTGCTGATGCAACAGTTACTCCCGGTTGCAGTTAGAGGATTATTACCTAAAGGCCCGAGACTAGCAATATTACGGATGTGTGCATTCTTCAACCGGTTATGCCAGCGAGTAATAGATGTAGAGCAGATTTCAAAAATGGAAGCAGAAGTTGTGGAAACTCTCTGTATGTTTGAGAGATTTTTTCCTCCAAGCTTCTTCGACATAATGGTTCATTTGACAGTTCATCTTGGAAGGGAAGCTAAACTATGTGGTCCAGTCCATTTTCGCTGGATGTATCCATTTGAGAG ACACATGAAGATCCTGAAAGACTAT ATAAAAGTGGATTCTGAAACACATGGAGAGACTCTAAAATGGTTGGCATATGGTCCATGTAGTACTGCAAGGTCATATACAGGCTACATAGTGAACGGACAACGCTTTCACACACACTCAGTTCAGAGGATGAGCCAAAACAGTGGAGTATTTTATGAGGCTACTGCAATGTGTAGAGCGAGTGCAAAAGACACTTCACAAGTCGCCGATTTGGTATCATACTATGGGAGAGTTACAAAGATTATCTTGTTGGACTATAATGTCTTTTACGTCCCTCTATTCAGGTGTCAATGGGCAGTACGAGGAAACGGAGTTAAGGTGGAAGATGGGTACACACTTGTTAACTTGAATCAGTCTCAAGTTTCCTTTAATAGGGATCCATACATATTAGCTTCTCAGGCAAAACAAGTGTTTTACTCAAGGGAGGATGATACATCCTGCTGGTATGCTGTCCTAAGAGGTCCATCAAGAAGATACAatgaaacagaagaagaagatgtcaaCATAGATATTGGACCATTGCCATCAATCATTGATATGGATGTTGAAATAGATGAAGCTCACAATGCCCGAGTTGATTGTGAAGGCATATATGTGTGA
- the LOC106373458 gene encoding uncharacterized protein At3g60930, chloroplastic-like — MAPSFSFPLPPITADRLEELYTVLGVDRAVVFDLASTSESPEAVRDGYGGAYLSFFETCGLFFPIPEAIFNIWEELGLSLTQMCPNFLRHLLALLVKAREEGLLFGLDELRHLVLMKRNNQNPWTFLMSPRPSHQIIQGVPYRDQNWREEFFVFKIDEASVGSVDFSRLPRYWAEDIVHSGRSSMTDGLWGLIGALRRGRSDWSSFDHPRIRASFLMPGGSGVAPEIAGASEDEAEHSQEEVEASSSNPPPSDRLERQLARRSLFCTSRSALAGKAASGLPLIPIPDSDDEGSPEGRRPPVPLSSGLQDNSAAASRKRRRSSKAVMKEPSRSKRESKGRRLILEGDSARVLTSRFSPFQVMEAFNEFAVTMEDRVHALRNESEVEKGKVEVRRLTEELRVAKEEARKKTGEAMILTDDWKRARQERAIFKTEVATLRTKVVELETDRDRDIRRVSRAARREIANGFREVLTSLEEKWIDKKKEVSAEIQLHEVVANLDLLNEIKDEGLVVEEEIVCLKGRCFR; from the exons ATGGCTCCATCATTCTCTTTCCCTCTACCGCCGATCACGGCTGACCGGCTCGAGGAACTTTACACCGTTCTCGGCGTTGATCGAGCTGTTGTATTTGATTTGGCTTCTACGTCTGAGTCTCCGGAAGCTGTTCGTGATGGATATGGTGGGGCGTATCTCTCCTTCTTTGAGACCTGTGGTCTTTTCTTTCCGATCCCGGAGGCTATCTTTAATATTTGGGAGGAGCTGGGTTTGTCGCTTACTCAGATGTGTCCTAATTTCTTGAGGCACCTTCTGGCGCTCTTGGTCAAGGCCCGCGAGGAGGGTCTATTGTTTGGCCTCGACGAGCTTCGTCATCTCGTTCTGATGAAGCGAAACAACCAAAACCCTTGGACCTTTCTTATGTCTCCCCGTCCAAGTCATCAAATCATACAGGGTGTCCCGTATCGTGATCAGAACTGGCGAGAGGAGTTTTTCGTCTTCAAGATCGATGAAGCGTCTGTGGGAAGCGTTGATTTCTCGAGGCTTCCCCGCTATTGGGCTGAGGACATAG TTCATTCGGGAAGATCTTCTATGACCGACGGGCTTTGGGGTTTAATCGGAGCTCTCCGGAGAGGTCGCTCGGACTGGTCCTCTTTTGATCATCCTCGAATTCGAGCTTCTTTCTTGATGCCAGGCGGATCGGGAGTTGCCCCGGAGATCGCGGGTGCCTCTGAGGATGAAGCGGAGCATTCTCAGGAGGAGGTAGAGGCTTCTTCTAGCAATCCTCCTCCTTCCGATAGGTTGGAGAGGCAGCTTGCGAGGAGGTCATTGTTTTGTACCTCCAGGTCGGCGTTGGCGGGCAAGGCCGCGAGCGGGCTACCTCTGATCCCAATTCCGGACTCGGATGATGAGGGTTCCCCCGAAGGTCGGAGACCCCCTGTCCCTTTGAGTTCCGGCTTGCAGGATAATTCTGCTGCTGCGAGCCGTAAACGGCGTCGATCATCGAAGGCCGTTATGAAGGAGCCATCTCGTTCCAAGCGAGAATCGAAAGGACGGAGGCTCATCCTAGAGGGCGACA GTGCTAGGGTACTAACTTCGAGGTTTTCCCCTTTCCAGGTCATGGAAGCTTTCAACGAGTTTGCTGTGACGATGGAAGATCGTGTGCACGCTCTTCGCAACGAGAGTGAGGTGGAGAAAGGAAAGGTTGAGGTTCGGAGGCTTACGGAGGAACTTCGGGTGGCCAAGGAGGAGGCTAGGAAGAAGACTGGAGAGGCGATGATCTTGACGGATGATTGGAAGAGGGCTCGTCAGGAAAGGGCGATCTTTAAGACCGAGGTCGCTACCCTCAGGACCAAGGTCGTGGAGCTCGAGACCGATCGTGACCGGGATATCCGTAGGGTTTCTCGCGCCGCTCGTCGCGAAATTGCTAACGGCTTCCGAGAGGTTCTAACTTCTTTGGAGGAGAAATGGATTGACAAGAAGAAAGAAGTATCTGCTGAGATTCAACTCCACGAGGTAGTTGCCAATCTTGATCTGCTGAACGAGATCAAGGATGAGGGGCTGGTTGTCGAAGAAGAGATAGTATGTCTGAAAGGTCGCTGTTTCCGATAG